Proteins from a genomic interval of Lysobacter arenosi:
- a CDS encoding NfuA family Fe-S biogenesis protein, with protein sequence MINISESAQRHFLKLIEREALPGLGVRLAAVHAGTPRADVRLEFAEPGDLQGDEWAVDCEGFTVWLDAASVKYLDGAQIDYETQATGGQLQIRAPKIKGEEPAESASLVERVHWIVEHEINPQLASHRGSVAVQEVTADGVVVLRFGGGCHGCGMADVTLKQGIEKTLMTKVPGVTAVRDATDHETGDAPYIRRDSAA encoded by the coding sequence ATGATCAACATTTCCGAATCCGCCCAGCGCCACTTCCTCAAGCTGATCGAACGCGAGGCCCTGCCAGGCCTGGGCGTGCGACTGGCTGCGGTCCACGCCGGCACGCCGCGTGCGGACGTGCGCCTGGAGTTCGCCGAGCCCGGTGACCTCCAGGGTGACGAGTGGGCCGTGGACTGCGAAGGCTTCACGGTGTGGCTCGACGCCGCCAGCGTGAAGTACCTCGACGGCGCCCAGATCGACTACGAGACCCAGGCCACCGGTGGCCAGCTGCAGATCCGCGCGCCGAAGATCAAGGGCGAGGAGCCTGCCGAGTCGGCCTCGCTGGTCGAGCGCGTGCACTGGATCGTCGAGCACGAGATCAACCCGCAGCTGGCATCCCATCGCGGTAGCGTTGCCGTGCAGGAAGTCACCGCCGATGGCGTGGTCGTTCTGCGGTTCGGTGGTGGCTGCCACGGCTGCGGCATGGCCGACGTGACCCTCAAGCAGGGCATCGAGAAGACACTGATGACCAAGGTGCCCGGAGTGACGGCAGTGCGTGATGCCACCGATCACGAGACCGGCGACGCACCCTACATCCGCCGCGATTCGGCGGCCTGA
- a CDS encoding RluA family pseudouridine synthase: MTHSAPPNPGPAPRQDASQVRTVRVPEDRDGQRLDNFLLGQLKGAPRSLVYKLVRSGQVRVNGGRAKAERKLEAGDEVRIPPVRLSEVGDKPTPPKGLLDALEAAIVFEDPRLLALNKPAGLASHGGSGISHGAIESLRALRPNMSLELVHRLDRDTSGLLVVAKKRSALTELQALMREDRDYDGIGIRKRYLALLTGRMPDGVMTVDAPLHVGLRQGGERHVQVNPAGKASLSHFKVLERRGGQSYCEVRIETGRTHQIRVHAQHIGHAIAGDDKYGDAEVNKRLRDQVGLKRMFLHASTLEFSLDNGKTPYLLNAPLAPELIDVLDRLA; encoded by the coding sequence ATGACCCATTCAGCTCCCCCCAACCCCGGCCCGGCGCCTCGCCAGGACGCCAGCCAGGTCCGCACCGTCCGTGTCCCCGAGGATCGGGACGGGCAGCGCCTGGACAATTTCCTCCTCGGCCAGCTCAAGGGCGCGCCCAGGTCCCTGGTCTACAAGCTGGTCCGCTCGGGCCAGGTCCGGGTCAACGGCGGCCGCGCCAAGGCCGAGCGCAAGCTCGAGGCCGGCGACGAGGTGCGGATTCCGCCCGTTCGTCTCAGCGAGGTAGGCGACAAGCCGACGCCGCCGAAGGGCCTGCTCGATGCCCTCGAGGCGGCGATCGTGTTCGAGGACCCGCGCCTGCTGGCCCTGAACAAGCCGGCTGGCCTGGCCAGTCACGGCGGCAGCGGCATCAGCCACGGCGCGATCGAATCGCTGCGGGCGCTGCGTCCGAACATGAGCCTGGAGCTGGTCCATCGCCTGGACCGGGACACCTCGGGGCTGCTGGTCGTGGCCAAGAAGCGCTCGGCCCTGACCGAGTTGCAGGCGCTGATGCGCGAGGACCGCGACTACGACGGCATCGGCATCCGCAAGCGTTACCTGGCGCTGCTGACAGGTCGCATGCCCGATGGCGTGATGACCGTCGATGCACCGCTGCACGTCGGCCTGCGCCAGGGTGGCGAGCGCCATGTCCAAGTCAATCCGGCAGGCAAGGCTTCGCTGAGCCACTTCAAGGTGCTCGAGCGCCGCGGCGGGCAGTCCTATTGCGAGGTTCGCATCGAGACCGGCCGCACCCACCAGATCCGCGTCCACGCCCAGCACATCGGCCACGCGATCGCGGGCGACGACAAGTACGGCGATGCCGAGGTCAACAAGCGCCTGCGCGATCAGGTCGGCCTGAAGCGGATGTTCCTGCACGCCTCGACGCTGGAGTTCTCGCTCGACAACGGCAAGACGCCGTACCTGCTCAACGCGCCGCTGGCGCCGGAGCTGATCGACGTGCTGGACCGGCTGGCATAG
- a CDS encoding energy transducer TonB has translation MKSTLRRHRFTALASVALPLLLGACHKGSEQPAPAAVALTELMAVDTPPPGYPEELACDNIGGQVLLALSVGADGKVASANVLRSSGIAPLDKAALEGVRNWTFKPATRGGVAQSSKLQVPVNFRPPAVRPQSCFALDEQRRRAGGK, from the coding sequence ATGAAGAGCACGCTTCGCCGCCACCGTTTCACCGCGCTGGCCTCGGTCGCCCTGCCCCTGCTGCTGGGTGCCTGCCACAAAGGGTCGGAACAGCCGGCACCGGCGGCGGTCGCACTGACCGAGCTGATGGCGGTCGATACCCCTCCACCCGGCTATCCCGAGGAACTGGCCTGCGACAACATCGGCGGCCAGGTGCTGCTGGCGCTGTCGGTCGGCGCGGACGGCAAGGTCGCTTCGGCCAATGTATTGCGCAGCAGCGGCATCGCTCCGCTGGACAAGGCCGCGCTGGAAGGCGTGCGCAACTGGACCTTCAAGCCGGCGACCCGTGGCGGCGTGGCGCAGTCGAGCAAGCTGCAGGTGCCGGTGAACTTCCGGCCGCCGGCGGTGCGGCCGCAGTCGTGCTTCGCGCTGGACGAGCAGCGACGTCGCGCTGGCGGGAAGTAA
- a CDS encoding 4a-hydroxytetrahydrobiopterin dehydratase, whose product MNDLVPLAQAHCLARRGSEHRLSEARIRELLPQVQGWELVEDGHALSRTYSFGNYYETMAFVNALAFMAHREDHHPDLGVHYNRCVVRYSTHDVGGLSENDFICAAKADALAG is encoded by the coding sequence ATGAACGACCTCGTCCCCCTCGCCCAGGCCCATTGCCTCGCCCGTCGCGGCAGCGAACACCGGCTCAGCGAAGCTCGCATCCGCGAACTGCTGCCGCAGGTCCAGGGCTGGGAACTGGTCGAGGACGGGCACGCCCTCTCCAGGACGTACTCGTTCGGCAACTACTACGAAACCATGGCGTTCGTGAACGCGCTGGCATTCATGGCCCACCGCGAGGACCACCATCCCGACCTCGGCGTGCACTACAACCGCTGCGTGGTGCGCTATTCGACCCACGACGTCGGCGGCCTGAGCGAGAACGACTTCATCTGCGCGGCCAAGGCCGACGCCCTGGCGGGTTGA